A genomic stretch from Chloroflexota bacterium includes:
- a CDS encoding DNA cytosine methyltransferase — protein MTRLAAPSSAPRAIDLFSGAGGLTLGLKWAGFRVIGGIELSALAAETYRVNHPDVVLWEDDIRRVPVDAVRQRLKIDVGELDLLAACPPCQGFSSIRTRRRGTRVDERNDLIFEIVRFVDGLRPRAVMMENVPGLAADARLAVLANRLRRRGYRVSWEVLDAADYGVPQRRRRLLLLATRHQRLRPVPSAGVRRTVGDALRLMPAPGTSGDPLHDMTEHRSDHVLEIIRHIPRDGGSRSALDSRLSLSCHLRARGFFDVYGRMAWSSVAPTITGGCVNPSKGRFLHPEQDRAITLREAALLQSFPASYEFSLRRGKYAAAELIGNALPPVFVREQAAVVYRYLMNV, from the coding sequence ATGACCCGCTTGGCGGCTCCCTCCAGCGCTCCGCGCGCCATCGACCTCTTCTCCGGAGCCGGTGGCCTGACCCTCGGACTCAAATGGGCCGGGTTCCGCGTCATCGGGGGCATCGAACTGAGCGCTCTCGCGGCTGAGACCTATCGGGTGAATCATCCTGACGTGGTGCTGTGGGAGGACGATATCAGGCGGGTTCCCGTCGATGCCGTGCGGCAGCGCCTAAAGATCGACGTCGGTGAGCTCGACCTGTTGGCCGCATGTCCCCCGTGTCAAGGATTCTCCTCTATCCGAACTCGCAGACGAGGGACGCGGGTCGACGAACGAAACGACCTCATATTTGAGATCGTGAGATTCGTGGATGGGTTGCGGCCCCGCGCGGTGATGATGGAGAACGTACCGGGGTTGGCGGCCGACGCTCGCCTCGCGGTTCTCGCGAACCGTCTCCGCCGGAGAGGTTATCGAGTGTCTTGGGAGGTACTCGACGCTGCAGACTACGGGGTTCCTCAGAGGCGGCGCAGGTTATTGCTTCTTGCCACGCGTCACCAGCGGTTGCGGCCCGTGCCCTCGGCCGGCGTCCGCCGAACCGTGGGGGATGCCCTCCGCCTCATGCCCGCCCCGGGTACTTCCGGAGACCCGCTCCACGATATGACCGAGCATCGATCGGACCATGTGCTTGAGATCATCAGGCACATACCTCGCGACGGAGGCAGCCGCAGCGCTCTCGATTCGCGGCTCTCCCTCTCGTGTCACTTGCGCGCACGCGGGTTCTTCGACGTCTATGGGCGGATGGCCTGGTCTTCCGTCGCGCCGACGATCACGGGTGGTTGCGTCAATCCATCGAAGGGCAGATTTCTACACCCAGAGCAGGACCGGGCCATTACCCTCCGGGAAGCCGCGCTCCTCCAGTCGTTTCCCGCCTCGTACGAGTTCTCGTTGAGACGCGGAAAGTACGCGGCGGCAGAGCTCATCGGCAACGCGCTCCCTCCCGTCTTCGTCCGTGAGCAGGCCGCAGTCGTCTACCGCTACCTCATGAATGTCTGA
- a CDS encoding alpha/beta fold hydrolase codes for MRAFLLATAVLAVLAAPVRGATPDPILLVHGYRGSAGNFSELKPWLTAQGRTVVALSLPSQDNKVNAQYIKDQIAARGWKRVDLVMHSMGGLSGRYLIRSLGGAASVQAYVSLGTPQYGVYTACALPGFYGGQMCPWSSFLSALNSGDDTPNGPAWATIYSRNDEIVPWDRSRLDGGACHFEVSGVTHDGLLHSPSVTFPRILAALNDAADATCPTGGSYRS; via the coding sequence GTGCGTGCCTTCCTCCTGGCAACCGCCGTGCTGGCCGTGCTGGCTGCGCCGGTCCGCGGCGCAACCCCCGATCCGATCCTCCTGGTCCACGGCTACCGTGGCAGCGCCGGCAACTTCTCCGAGCTGAAGCCCTGGCTCACCGCCCAGGGGCGCACGGTGGTGGCGCTCAGCCTGCCGAGCCAGGACAACAAGGTCAACGCCCAGTACATCAAGGACCAGATCGCCGCCCGCGGCTGGAAGCGGGTCGACCTGGTGATGCACAGCATGGGCGGGCTATCGGGCCGGTACCTGATCAGATCGCTGGGCGGCGCCGCATCGGTCCAGGCCTATGTATCGCTCGGCACGCCGCAGTACGGGGTCTATACCGCCTGCGCCCTGCCAGGGTTCTACGGCGGGCAGATGTGTCCGTGGAGCAGCTTCCTGTCGGCGCTGAACAGCGGTGATGACACGCCCAACGGGCCGGCCTGGGCGACCATCTACAGTCGCAATGACGAGATCGTGCCGTGGGACCGGTCGAGACTTGACGGTGGAGCCTGCCACTTCGAAGTCTCCGGAGTAACGCACGATGGGCTGCTGCACAGCCCGAGCGTCACCTTCCCCCGCATCCTCGCTGCCCTGAATGACGCCGCGGACGCGACCTGCCCAACCGGAGGCAGCTACCGCTCGTAG
- a CDS encoding glycosyltransferase family 4 protein: protein MTQSPSLPPLAMIATYPPRRCGIATFTRDLRTALVGTAEENPQRSPRVVGLDHGRGDPRAYPPEVILRLRRDRRAYRDVGRELAAAGVEVVSLQHEYGIFGGPSGRGVLDLLEGLPMPVVTTLHTVLEHPQPLQRSILAELVNRSARVVVMSELGRRRLRNIYSVPDAKLAVVPHGVPVIPRVDPSEGRRRLGLPDEPMLLSFGLLGPAKRLEVVIEALAQIRHQAPAARFVILGATHPEVRRRYGERYRRALVEQVKRLGLSHRVSFVDRYVELHELIACLQACDIFVTPCGNAEQVSSGTLSLAVAAGRACVSTPYEHARELLADGRGALVPFNDVSALAARLADLLTDADLRRNLGARAHSYAASMAWPVVAAQYSMLFAEVAEQGRERRPAVPMASVAEVRPRPRPAYPLRAPLVGVARGHLDRLGDGIGLMQHAVGRTPDPRHGACSDDVARALTVHLLHAREVPGPVVAGAIRRSFGFLEAAFDGSRGRFRNFRAADGRWVDAVGSEDCHGRALQALGELLAHSGDGTLVAAAGRLLESALPAALGFKDLRPRCYALLGCVSALTRVDLPGVEHALATLGSGLAELTAGTPAEWPWPEPVVTYDNGALPQALIVAGKAVDRVDWTALGIDRLEWLLAAQTSAAGHLAPIGNRGWWPRGGAPARFDQQPIEASSLLEAARAALLASGDARFGGVMERAYAWFLGSNDLGLPLAEPLTGACHDGLGRDGINANCGAESTLAWLLAAERIRELRGAARAARAARSTPALPARSVVPG, encoded by the coding sequence GTGACGCAATCCCCGTCGCTGCCGCCGCTGGCGATGATCGCCACCTACCCGCCACGGCGCTGCGGGATCGCTACCTTCACCCGCGACCTGCGGACGGCCCTTGTCGGCACGGCCGAGGAGAATCCGCAACGCTCGCCGCGCGTGGTTGGCTTGGATCACGGACGCGGCGACCCGCGAGCCTACCCGCCCGAGGTCATCCTCCGCCTGCGCCGCGACCGCCGGGCCTACCGCGATGTCGGCCGCGAGCTCGCCGCCGCCGGAGTCGAGGTCGTCTCCCTGCAGCACGAGTACGGCATCTTCGGTGGGCCGTCGGGGCGGGGGGTGTTGGATCTGCTCGAGGGCCTCCCCATGCCGGTGGTGACGACGCTGCACACCGTCCTCGAGCATCCGCAGCCGTTGCAGCGTTCGATCCTGGCGGAGCTGGTCAACCGATCCGCCCGTGTGGTGGTCATGAGCGAGCTCGGCCGGCGCCGCCTACGCAACATCTACTCGGTCCCCGATGCCAAGCTGGCGGTGGTGCCGCATGGGGTCCCCGTCATCCCGCGCGTCGATCCGAGCGAGGGCCGTCGCCGCCTGGGCCTCCCCGACGAGCCGATGCTCCTCTCGTTCGGTCTGCTGGGGCCTGCCAAGCGTCTCGAAGTCGTCATCGAGGCCTTGGCCCAGATCCGGCATCAGGCGCCCGCAGCCCGGTTCGTGATTCTGGGCGCCACCCACCCCGAGGTCCGGCGTCGATACGGCGAGCGATATCGCAGGGCGCTCGTCGAGCAGGTGAAACGGCTCGGGTTGAGTCACCGGGTGAGCTTCGTCGACCGCTATGTCGAGTTGCACGAGCTGATCGCCTGCCTGCAGGCCTGCGACATCTTCGTCACCCCCTGCGGCAATGCCGAGCAGGTCTCCTCCGGAACGCTCTCCCTGGCCGTCGCGGCGGGCCGCGCCTGTGTCTCCACCCCGTACGAGCATGCCAGAGAGCTCCTGGCAGACGGGCGCGGCGCACTCGTGCCGTTCAACGATGTGTCAGCGCTTGCCGCACGGCTCGCCGACCTGCTGACCGATGCTGACCTGCGGCGCAACCTCGGCGCGCGGGCCCACTCCTATGCTGCCTCGATGGCCTGGCCGGTCGTCGCGGCCCAGTACTCGATGCTCTTTGCCGAAGTTGCAGAGCAGGGTCGCGAGCGGCGCCCTGCCGTCCCGATGGCGTCGGTGGCAGAGGTTCGGCCACGGCCTCGGCCGGCGTACCCGCTGCGGGCGCCGCTGGTCGGCGTCGCGCGGGGGCACCTAGATCGGCTCGGCGACGGGATCGGCCTGATGCAGCACGCCGTCGGCCGGACCCCCGACCCGCGGCACGGCGCCTGTAGCGACGACGTGGCGCGAGCGCTGACCGTCCATCTCCTGCACGCCAGGGAGGTGCCGGGTCCGGTTGTGGCTGGTGCCATCCGTCGCTCGTTCGGCTTCCTGGAGGCGGCCTTCGATGGGAGCCGCGGCCGCTTCCGCAACTTCCGCGCCGCCGATGGCCGATGGGTCGATGCGGTCGGCTCGGAAGATTGCCATGGCCGCGCCCTGCAGGCCCTCGGCGAGCTGCTGGCTCATTCAGGCGACGGCACGCTCGTCGCGGCGGCGGGCCGGCTACTCGAGTCAGCACTTCCGGCCGCGCTCGGCTTCAAAGACCTTCGGCCGCGCTGTTACGCGCTCCTCGGCTGCGTGTCCGCCCTGACCCGGGTCGATCTGCCCGGCGTGGAGCATGCGCTCGCCACGCTCGGGTCGGGATTGGCCGAGCTGACCGCCGGCACGCCCGCAGAGTGGCCATGGCCGGAGCCGGTGGTGACGTATGACAACGGAGCGCTCCCGCAGGCGCTGATCGTGGCCGGGAAGGCCGTGGATCGGGTCGACTGGACGGCGCTCGGCATCGACCGCCTCGAATGGCTGCTGGCCGCCCAGACCTCGGCGGCCGGGCACCTCGCGCCAATCGGCAACCGCGGCTGGTGGCCACGTGGGGGCGCACCCGCCCGCTTCGACCAGCAGCCGATCGAGGCCAGCTCTCTGCTGGAGGCGGCGCGGGCCGCCCTGTTGGCGAGCGGTGATGCGCGTTTCGGCGGTGTGATGGAGCGCGCCTACGCCTGGTTCCTCGGCTCCAACGACCTCGGGTTGCCGCTGGCCGAGCCGCTGACCGGAGCGTGCCACGACGGGCTCGGCCGCGATGGCATCAACGCGAACTGCGGGGCAGAGTCGACGCTTGCCTGGCTGTTGGCCGCCGAGCGCATCCGCGAGCTGCGCGGGGCTGCCCGAGCCGCCCGGGCAGCGCGGAGCACGCCGGCACTCCCGGCGAGGAGCGTGGTCCCCGGCTAA
- a CDS encoding LLM class flavin-dependent oxidoreductase: protein MSGVDLGRLGAWGHLDSLPIEKAGAYARRVDELAYGTLWVPETVGREPFTLLGLLAAETGDIRLGTSIVGIWGHDAQTTRMAAMTLQEATGGRFVLGLGVSHLHLAEKLRGHTFDRPLTRMREYLAAYRAAVYRGPMVDGAGDPPILISALRERMLALAATDADGAFPYLVTPERLGWMRGVLDMAAAGRDARPVLAVTMPAVLEEDAKAARAAARAYLTPYLRTPAYQASWAEQGFEPADWEKPGSDRLVDGMVAQGDVEALRQRIGELVAAGADHVAVIPLASDGTTEHLPVLAALAAPS, encoded by the coding sequence GTGAGCGGCGTCGACCTCGGCCGACTCGGAGCCTGGGGCCACCTTGACAGCCTGCCCATCGAGAAGGCAGGCGCGTATGCTCGCCGCGTCGACGAGCTCGCCTACGGGACGCTGTGGGTGCCTGAGACCGTGGGCCGCGAGCCGTTCACGCTGCTCGGCCTGCTTGCCGCGGAGACCGGTGACATCAGGCTGGGGACCAGCATCGTGGGCATCTGGGGCCACGATGCCCAGACCACGCGCATGGCGGCCATGACCCTGCAGGAGGCCACCGGCGGCCGCTTCGTGCTCGGCCTGGGCGTCTCGCACCTCCACCTGGCCGAGAAGCTGCGTGGCCACACCTTCGATCGCCCCCTGACGCGCATGCGCGAGTACCTGGCCGCATATCGGGCCGCCGTCTATCGTGGACCGATGGTCGACGGCGCGGGCGATCCACCGATCCTGATCTCTGCGCTCCGCGAGCGGATGCTGGCTCTCGCCGCGACCGATGCCGACGGCGCCTTTCCCTACCTCGTCACGCCCGAGAGGCTGGGATGGATGCGGGGCGTGCTGGACATGGCCGCGGCAGGACGCGACGCCCGACCCGTCCTTGCCGTGACGATGCCCGCGGTCCTGGAAGAGGACGCGAAGGCCGCTCGCGCCGCGGCCCGTGCTTACCTGACGCCCTATCTCCGCACGCCGGCCTACCAGGCCAGCTGGGCCGAGCAGGGCTTCGAGCCGGCCGACTGGGAGAAGCCGGGGAGCGATCGGCTGGTCGACGGGATGGTTGCCCAGGGCGACGTCGAGGCGCTGCGCCAACGGATCGGGGAGCTCGTCGCCGCCGGCGCCGACCACGTGGCGGTCATCCCGCTGGCGAGCGATGGGACGACCGAGCACCTGCCCGTGCTCGCGGCGCTCGCCGCCCCTTCCTGA
- a CDS encoding ATP-dependent DNA helicase, which yields MTEEPGTLADRRGAIAALLLADLTADEQVRAVESERRRVLVIAGAGSGKTEVMARRVAWWVGVDGVSKDQIVAFTFTERAAEEMKFRIREWVARITPAGVDATLGSMYVGTIHAYCMRLLRDLDADRFHAFEVLDDIGRIALIQRRYHSVLGLPSLQGAAGLGMFATIDLFLRGYDLLNEYGELDVELRAGPVPHRLEDEEEWCRAATLRTDVGTAPVARAFATSVARFYALLQCRRFLDFSTSQMEAVRLCEDPAALQRLRAAVSHVVVDEIQDLNPIQDRLVRRMVGDAGRLTAVGDHRQAIFNWRGGRVELMAALHAELEADPDGEVVELTQNFRSTPPIIEISNLWSNTIQAPGTLPNPAMRHGRPSRMDESSSHVGAARFTTREDEAAWIAETVSRLVTADGQGARNDTSDGARGLTFADIAVLCRSATDARTYMRALRARDVPVVFRAGPDLFSQPEVLLFLAGTALMAGIDQFVGLPSDPRTLPGRINAVLGCGPDSRDVISAACAALRAEGLSLAEDVEERLQIAATEVAARIQDSPPDPTAQARLRSGRLRTWLAGRRPLRRVFPQAIFHFLLEEAGIDAWDTQQPREAAAMFHVGQLSRLVTGIETPGWTRPAEFRFQVIALALWGTQGARSEEAPLLAAPEAVTISTIHAAKGLEFSAVFLADVCARRFPSSRAGTPPQLPYDGPMLTRINPANLADNANRDAERRLLYVAVTRAERYLFVSASGTQQSSFLAQLVPLMAGAGATTVGTPAGLAGALTMIASEARRDSRLVTSFSDLRYFLECSHDFYLRKVLGFAPSIDQAFGYGRGVHNVLRAIHTDPRRWAELALDRAALETEVRQLVESGLFYLRHTTGQPADNMRNRAVEVVADYVELYADELSRLEFEPEREFEALLEEEKALVTGAIDLVRLDDPPRVTIVDFKSGEPGSDAHSLDEEEMRLQVTMYGLAAKHELEYEPDQGFVRYLGGVDDQGRRELDVDLSAEAMADARSTVSHTVAAIRDREFFHGPAPERQLARCTRCDFLPFCGLPEARATRGGT from the coding sequence GTGACTGAAGAACCGGGAACGCTCGCGGACCGGCGGGGAGCGATCGCCGCGCTTCTCCTTGCGGACCTGACCGCCGATGAACAAGTCCGCGCCGTCGAGTCGGAGCGGCGACGCGTCTTGGTCATCGCAGGCGCGGGCTCCGGCAAGACGGAGGTGATGGCGCGCCGCGTCGCCTGGTGGGTTGGCGTCGACGGCGTGTCCAAGGATCAGATCGTGGCGTTCACCTTCACCGAGCGTGCGGCCGAGGAGATGAAGTTTCGCATACGCGAATGGGTCGCGCGGATCACGCCAGCCGGGGTGGATGCGACACTCGGCAGCATGTATGTCGGCACAATCCATGCCTACTGCATGCGACTGCTGCGTGACCTTGATGCTGACCGGTTCCATGCCTTCGAGGTTCTCGACGACATCGGGCGGATCGCGCTCATACAACGTCGTTATCACAGCGTCCTTGGACTGCCCAGCCTCCAGGGTGCCGCAGGTCTGGGGATGTTCGCTACGATCGACCTCTTCCTACGCGGTTATGACCTTCTCAACGAGTACGGTGAGCTCGACGTGGAGCTACGGGCAGGTCCGGTTCCGCACCGGCTCGAGGACGAGGAGGAGTGGTGCCGAGCCGCCACGCTGCGGACCGATGTCGGCACTGCTCCGGTCGCCCGCGCATTCGCCACATCGGTCGCCAGGTTCTACGCCCTGCTCCAATGTCGACGTTTCCTCGACTTCAGCACCTCCCAGATGGAAGCGGTTCGGCTCTGCGAGGATCCCGCCGCGCTCCAGCGCCTCCGCGCGGCGGTGAGTCATGTTGTGGTCGACGAGATTCAGGACCTGAACCCGATCCAGGACAGGCTCGTGCGGCGGATGGTAGGCGACGCCGGGCGACTCACGGCCGTCGGTGACCATCGGCAGGCGATCTTCAACTGGCGGGGCGGCCGCGTAGAGCTGATGGCCGCCCTCCATGCGGAACTGGAGGCCGACCCGGATGGGGAGGTCGTCGAGCTAACGCAGAACTTCCGGTCGACGCCGCCGATTATCGAGATTTCCAACCTCTGGTCGAACACTATCCAGGCACCCGGAACGCTGCCCAATCCCGCCATGCGTCACGGCAGGCCGTCCCGCATGGACGAATCCAGTTCGCACGTCGGTGCCGCGCGATTCACGACGCGCGAGGACGAGGCGGCCTGGATTGCCGAGACCGTCTCCAGACTCGTCACGGCGGACGGACAGGGCGCGAGGAACGATACCTCCGACGGGGCTCGTGGTCTGACCTTCGCCGATATCGCCGTCCTGTGTCGCTCGGCCACCGACGCGAGAACCTACATGCGGGCCCTCCGCGCACGCGACGTCCCGGTGGTCTTCCGGGCGGGACCGGACCTCTTCTCGCAGCCGGAGGTGTTGCTCTTCCTGGCTGGCACCGCGCTCATGGCCGGCATCGACCAGTTCGTCGGACTCCCCTCTGACCCGCGTACCCTGCCGGGCAGGATCAACGCCGTGCTCGGCTGCGGTCCTGACTCTCGAGACGTCATTTCTGCGGCATGCGCAGCGCTTCGGGCGGAGGGTCTATCGCTCGCTGAGGACGTGGAGGAACGTCTCCAGATCGCTGCGACCGAGGTGGCTGCCCGGATCCAGGACAGTCCCCCGGACCCGACTGCCCAGGCGCGCCTGAGGAGTGGGCGGTTGCGAACGTGGCTCGCCGGCCGACGACCATTGCGGCGCGTGTTCCCGCAGGCGATCTTTCACTTCCTGCTCGAGGAGGCGGGCATCGACGCGTGGGACACCCAACAGCCTCGCGAGGCGGCGGCAATGTTCCACGTCGGCCAGCTCAGCCGGCTCGTCACGGGCATCGAGACGCCGGGCTGGACCCGACCAGCGGAGTTTCGCTTTCAGGTCATCGCCTTGGCGCTCTGGGGAACTCAGGGAGCACGATCGGAAGAGGCCCCCCTGCTCGCTGCCCCCGAAGCGGTCACGATCAGCACGATCCACGCGGCCAAGGGCCTCGAGTTCTCGGCAGTGTTTCTCGCGGACGTCTGTGCCCGCCGTTTCCCAAGTAGTCGCGCCGGTACGCCGCCGCAGCTCCCGTACGACGGCCCGATGCTCACACGGATCAACCCAGCCAACCTCGCCGACAACGCCAACCGTGATGCTGAGCGCCGATTGCTCTACGTCGCGGTCACCAGAGCCGAGCGGTATCTGTTCGTGTCGGCGTCGGGGACGCAGCAGTCGAGCTTCCTCGCGCAGCTGGTGCCGTTGATGGCTGGCGCTGGCGCGACTACCGTCGGAACCCCGGCCGGGCTTGCGGGCGCTTTGACGATGATCGCCTCAGAGGCGAGGCGGGACAGCCGGCTGGTAACCTCGTTCTCTGATCTCCGGTACTTCCTCGAGTGCTCCCACGACTTCTACCTCCGCAAGGTCCTCGGCTTCGCGCCCTCGATCGACCAGGCGTTCGGTTACGGCAGGGGCGTGCACAACGTCCTTCGGGCCATTCACACAGATCCCCGCCGCTGGGCAGAGCTTGCGCTCGATCGCGCGGCCCTGGAAACCGAGGTCAGGCAACTCGTTGAGAGCGGCCTTTTCTATCTACGCCATACGACCGGACAGCCGGCCGATAACATGCGAAATCGCGCCGTCGAAGTTGTTGCGGACTATGTGGAACTCTACGCCGATGAACTATCGCGCCTTGAATTCGAGCCGGAGCGAGAGTTCGAGGCGCTCCTGGAGGAGGAGAAGGCGCTGGTCACGGGGGCGATCGACCTGGTGCGGCTTGACGACCCTCCGCGGGTAACGATTGTCGACTTCAAGTCCGGGGAGCCGGGGTCCGACGCGCATTCTCTCGACGAGGAGGAGATGCGCCTTCAGGTGACGATGTACGGGCTCGCGGCGAAGCACGAGCTCGAGTACGAGCCCGACCAAGGCTTCGTCAGGTACCTCGGCGGCGTCGACGATCAGGGCCGCCGCGAGCTCGATGTCGATCTCAGCGCAGAGGCTATGGCAGATGCGAGGTCAACGGTGAGCCACACGGTGGCCGCGATTCGTGATCGCGAATTCTTCCATGGCCCTGCACCCGAACGACAACTGGCTCGCTGTACCCGGTGCGACTTTCTTCCGTTTTGCGGTCTGCCCGAAGCGCGGGCCACGAGAGGCGGGACGTAA
- a CDS encoding dihydrofolate reductase family protein has protein sequence MPAFRVDRLWPDPVADLDLDEAFAEIALPSPPPERPLVGVNMVTSIDGRAQLGGRAEGLSGRADRRLLQLHRVAYDAVGSGAGTLRADDFYSHLPADLAARRAGAGRPPQPTAVLIAGVGPVPTDRRWFSHADQPRILIVGGGPAMGEPPGTELLVAPTDQPEPGWVLDRLAERGIRSLLLEGGPTTNAAFLAADCIDELYWTIGARLLGTGALPMIAPIPGGSPWAEHAREGRLVSLHRSGDELFVRYRFEAGSP, from the coding sequence ATGCCGGCCTTTCGCGTCGACCGCCTCTGGCCCGATCCCGTCGCCGACCTCGACCTGGACGAGGCCTTCGCCGAGATAGCGCTCCCATCGCCGCCGCCGGAACGGCCCTTGGTAGGCGTCAACATGGTCACCAGCATCGATGGACGTGCGCAGCTTGGCGGTCGAGCGGAGGGGCTGTCGGGACGAGCCGACCGACGGTTGCTCCAGCTTCACCGGGTCGCGTATGACGCGGTCGGAAGCGGGGCCGGAACCCTGCGTGCCGATGACTTCTACTCCCACCTGCCGGCCGACCTTGCCGCCCGACGAGCCGGCGCTGGACGTCCGCCTCAGCCCACCGCGGTGCTGATCGCCGGCGTTGGTCCGGTCCCAACCGATCGCAGGTGGTTCAGCCACGCCGACCAGCCGCGGATCCTGATCGTGGGTGGGGGACCGGCAATGGGCGAGCCACCGGGCACGGAGCTCCTTGTCGCCCCGACCGACCAGCCGGAGCCGGGCTGGGTCCTGGATCGCCTCGCCGAGCGCGGCATCCGCTCGCTCCTGCTCGAGGGAGGACCGACCACCAACGCCGCCTTCCTGGCGGCTGACTGCATCGACGAGCTTTACTGGACCATCGGTGCTCGGCTGCTGGGGACCGGCGCCCTGCCCATGATCGCCCCGATCCCCGGCGGGTCGCCGTGGGCCGAGCATGCGCGCGAGGGGCGGCTGGTCAGCCTCCACCGCTCCGGCGATGAGCTCTTCGTCCGCTACCGCTTCGAAGCCGGCAGCCCGTGA
- a CDS encoding very short patch repair endonuclease — MALHPNDNWLAVPGATFFRFAVCPKRGPREAGRKVSTREPAAGGTRAFLPSSNRMRLQRERDTGPERAIRSELFRLGFRYGIHRRPLPGLRREADIMFPGSRVAVFIHGCFWHGCPSHLSLARTNTAFWSDKIATNRKRDEDTCGRLLMIGWLPMEIWEHEDPHTAAMRIATVVSNRCAGGPRPRKSAGAA, encoded by the coding sequence ATGGCCCTGCACCCGAACGACAACTGGCTCGCTGTACCCGGTGCGACTTTCTTCCGTTTTGCGGTCTGCCCGAAGCGCGGGCCACGAGAGGCGGGACGTAAAGTGTCGACGCGCGAGCCGGCCGCTGGCGGCACCCGAGCCTTCTTGCCCTCGAGCAACCGAATGCGCCTTCAGCGGGAACGCGACACAGGTCCGGAACGCGCGATCCGGTCGGAGTTGTTCCGCCTGGGCTTCCGCTACGGGATCCACCGCCGACCGCTGCCCGGTCTTCGGCGGGAGGCGGACATCATGTTCCCCGGCTCGCGGGTCGCTGTGTTCATCCACGGTTGCTTCTGGCATGGGTGTCCAAGCCACCTGTCCCTGGCTCGGACGAACACCGCGTTCTGGAGCGACAAGATCGCCACGAATCGGAAGCGTGATGAAGACACGTGCGGTCGCCTTCTCATGATCGGCTGGCTGCCGATGGAGATCTGGGAGCACGAGGACCCGCACACAGCCGCGATGCGAATCGCAACGGTCGTATCCAATCGATGTGCCGGCGGACCTAGACCTCGCAAGAGCGCTGGGGCGGCATGA
- a CDS encoding glycosidase, whose protein sequence is MLARGSLFRRHPRNPIISAADLAYPANTVFNPGAAAVDGQTVLLIRVEDLRGMSHLTVARSPNGVDDWRIDAEPSLRSAPDRHPEELWGIEDPRLTWLEEEQAWAVAYTAYSQTGPLVSLALTNDFRTFRRLGAVLPPENKDAALFPRRFDGRWAIIHRPTPLGGKASMWISYSPDLRHWGEMTLLLEAREGAWWDARKIGLGPPPLETAEGWLVMYHGVHQTAAGGLYRVGLALLDLADPRVVLRRSDEWVMGPSEPYERDGDVGGVVFPCGWLLDAASDQLRVYYGAADSAVALATASLSEVLDYLRDCPAPERRSALAG, encoded by the coding sequence ATGCTGGCCCGCGGATCGCTCTTCCGACGACATCCACGCAACCCGATCATCAGCGCTGCCGATCTGGCCTACCCAGCGAACACCGTCTTCAACCCGGGAGCGGCGGCGGTCGACGGCCAGACGGTCCTGCTCATCCGGGTCGAGGACCTGCGCGGCATGAGCCACCTGACGGTCGCGCGCAGCCCGAATGGCGTCGACGACTGGCGGATCGACGCGGAGCCGAGCCTGCGCTCTGCGCCCGATCGCCATCCGGAGGAGCTGTGGGGCATCGAGGACCCCAGGCTGACCTGGCTGGAGGAGGAGCAGGCGTGGGCCGTCGCCTACACCGCATACAGCCAGACTGGCCCGCTGGTCTCGCTGGCGCTGACTAATGACTTCCGGACATTTCGCCGCCTGGGCGCGGTCCTGCCGCCCGAAAACAAGGACGCCGCGCTCTTTCCACGGCGCTTCGACGGTCGCTGGGCGATCATTCATCGACCCACGCCGTTGGGCGGGAAGGCAAGCATGTGGATCTCCTATTCGCCGGATCTACGTCATTGGGGCGAGATGACCCTGCTGCTCGAGGCCCGAGAGGGCGCCTGGTGGGACGCCCGCAAGATTGGGCTCGGTCCACCGCCGCTGGAGACCGCGGAGGGTTGGCTGGTTATGTACCACGGGGTTCATCAGACGGCGGCCGGCGGGCTGTACCGAGTCGGGCTGGCGCTCTTGGACCTCGCCGATCCGCGCGTGGTCCTGCGACGCAGCGACGAATGGGTGATGGGCCCGAGCGAGCCCTACGAGCGTGACGGTGATGTGGGGGGCGTCGTCTTTCCGTGCGGCTGGCTGCTCGATGCAGCCTCCGACCAGCTGCGCGTCTATTACGGCGCCGCGGACAGCGCGGTCGCTCTGGCGACCGCCAGCCTGTCCGAGGTGCTCGACTATCTGCGCGATTGCCCAGCGCCTGAGCGCCGAAGCGCTCTTGCGGGTTAG